TTCCGATCTTTCAACGTACTTTGGCATTTCATACAGCTGAGCTTCGAGTTTTCTAAGGTATTCTTCATCAGATGTTTTGAGTTGCCTAGCCAAAGCAATTGCAAGCATCGTCAAGACTGTTAATTGCGTTGTATAAGTCTTTGTAGCAGCAACGCCTATTTCTGGCCCTGCATGAGTGTAAAGAACAAGGTCGCTGATTCTTGTTGCCATGCTACCCACAACGTTCACTATGCTCAGAACTTTTGCACCTTTCTTTTTAGCTAGCTTTATTGCTGCCAAAGTGTCAGCAGTCTCTCCACTTTGTGTAATTGCTATGACAAGTGTGTTTTCATCAA
The nucleotide sequence above comes from Thermococcus sp. MAR1. Encoded proteins:
- a CDS encoding SIS domain-containing protein, yielding EIINKIAKEIANYEKIFIVAMGTSYHAGIVGKYLFQRLAKKVAVVEDASEFRYEFEDLVDENTLVIAITQSGETADTLAAIKLAKKKGAKVLSIVNVVGSMATRISDLVLYTHAGPEIGVAATKTYTTQLTVLTMLAIALARQLKTSDEEYLRKLEAQLYEMPKYVERSE